In the Akkermansiaceae bacterium genome, one interval contains:
- a CDS encoding polysaccharide pyruvyl transferase family protein: protein MQRRHFLHTALAAAFATIPAVAQGKRPPKIVLRSSWQTVNIGDIAHTPGVLAILENYFPEAEVILWPSSVADGVEEMLLRRFPKLVITKDRKIIDGCDFLLHGSGPYLTAHRDVEIWKNEVKKPYGVYGITMAPAGDPGMKIMNNSGLDERTKSLLDTAAFVFLRDPKSLQVVKDAGVKSPIIEFGPDGAFACDVRNDGKAIAFMEAQGLKGGKFLCCIPNLRNAPYWRIKRGTKFNPAKHEQNEKMKEHDHVLLREAIIRIIQETDLNVLICPEDSTQMQEGKELLFDPLPDEVKPRVAWRDKFWLTDEALSVYARSAGYFGSEMHTPIMCVGNGIPAIVCRFVEQTTKGFMWEQIGLGDWLFDLDDEENRSRLVGTVLAMAKDPAAAREKTAKAREYVVQRQKETVAILKKSV, encoded by the coding sequence ATGCAACGCCGCCATTTCCTCCACACCGCCCTCGCCGCCGCCTTCGCCACCATCCCTGCCGTGGCGCAGGGCAAGCGCCCGCCGAAGATCGTCCTCCGTTCCTCCTGGCAGACGGTGAACATCGGGGACATCGCCCACACGCCGGGCGTGCTGGCCATCCTGGAGAATTACTTCCCCGAGGCGGAGGTGATCCTCTGGCCGTCGAGCGTGGCGGATGGAGTCGAGGAAATGCTTCTCCGGCGTTTCCCGAAGCTGGTCATCACGAAGGACCGCAAGATCATCGATGGCTGCGACTTCCTGCTCCACGGCTCCGGCCCCTACCTCACCGCCCACCGCGATGTGGAGATATGGAAGAACGAGGTGAAAAAGCCCTACGGGGTCTATGGCATCACCATGGCCCCCGCCGGCGACCCGGGGATGAAGATCATGAACAACAGCGGCCTGGACGAGCGGACCAAGTCCCTCCTCGACACGGCCGCCTTCGTCTTCCTGCGCGACCCGAAGTCCCTCCAGGTGGTGAAGGATGCCGGGGTCAAGTCACCCATCATCGAGTTCGGCCCGGACGGTGCCTTCGCCTGTGATGTCCGGAATGACGGGAAGGCCATCGCGTTCATGGAAGCCCAGGGTCTGAAGGGGGGCAAGTTCCTCTGCTGCATCCCGAACCTCCGCAATGCCCCTTACTGGCGCATCAAGCGCGGAACCAAGTTCAATCCCGCGAAGCACGAACAGAACGAAAAGATGAAGGAGCACGACCATGTGCTGCTGCGCGAGGCGATCATCCGGATCATCCAGGAGACGGATCTGAACGTCCTGATCTGCCCGGAGGATTCCACGCAGATGCAGGAAGGGAAGGAACTGCTTTTCGACCCCCTGCCGGACGAGGTGAAACCGAGGGTCGCGTGGCGGGACAAGTTCTGGCTCACGGATGAGGCGCTCAGCGTCTATGCCCGCTCCGCCGGATACTTCGGCAGTGAGATGCACACGCCCATCATGTGCGTCGGCAACGGCATACCGGCGATCGTCTGCCGCTTTGTGGAACAGACGACGAAGGGCTTCATGTGGGAGCAGATCGGGCTGGGTGACTGGTTGTTCGATCTCGATGACGAGGAGAACCGTTCGCGGTTGGTCGGGACGGTGCTGGCCATGGCGAAAGATCCCGCCGCAGCCAGGGAGAAGACCGCCAAGGCCCGTGAATACGTCGTGCAACGGCAGAAGGAAACCGTCGCGATCCTGAAGAAGAGCGTGTGA
- a CDS encoding FAD-dependent oxidoreductase gives MKASTGSRKFARTAMLCVAGWCAFPATSHAAERYDVVVYGGVPCGIAASIAAKREGAKVLLIEPTRHVGGLNTSGINTAESEHMLKWTFGGISLEFYENMGRHYGKQEPAFYFESSVAEKTFLSMLGKEEIPIRYGSRVSTVEKEGTDIRRITLENGSTFSAKVFIDASYEGDLMARSGVGHASGRESREQYGEEAAGIRFDKTTRKAATVDENGKLLPGIDGWVKDFTEGAADPMVMNYNWRLCFTDDPAFRRPLPAPANYDRARYRLLENWIHERMASRGKVALNELVALLGGRPDPKKWEVNNRQSAVISTGHFGGQKGYPDADYAGRDRIVADHTDYTLGFFHFLATDASVPESLRAETSRWGLHKDEFADNGNWPYQLYVREARRMKGAYVVTQKDVQEDRRKEDAIAIGSHFIDSHHVRRLAVSPTEFLNEGRIWRRGHAYQIPYRAITPKSGECTNLLVPGAASFSHVAYCTYRVESTWMMGGHAAGTAAAMAAAGGMPVQSVPIPTLQEKLRNQNQVIDFKPGAPELHPKEISTEF, from the coding sequence ATGAAAGCCAGCACGGGGAGCCGGAAGTTTGCCCGCACCGCCATGCTCTGCGTGGCGGGGTGGTGCGCCTTCCCGGCCACATCACATGCCGCGGAACGGTATGACGTGGTGGTCTATGGCGGCGTTCCCTGCGGTATCGCCGCCTCCATCGCGGCGAAGAGAGAGGGGGCGAAGGTCCTGCTGATCGAGCCGACCCGCCATGTCGGCGGGTTGAACACCAGCGGCATCAACACCGCGGAGTCCGAGCACATGCTGAAGTGGACCTTCGGCGGAATCTCGCTGGAGTTCTATGAGAACATGGGCAGGCACTACGGGAAGCAGGAACCCGCCTTCTACTTCGAGTCTTCCGTGGCCGAGAAAACCTTCCTTTCCATGCTGGGGAAGGAGGAGATCCCGATCCGCTACGGCTCCCGTGTCTCCACCGTGGAGAAGGAAGGCACTGACATCCGGAGGATCACCCTGGAAAACGGCTCCACCTTTTCCGCGAAGGTGTTCATCGATGCCAGCTACGAGGGCGATCTGATGGCCCGCTCCGGAGTCGGCCATGCTTCCGGCCGCGAATCCCGTGAACAATACGGGGAAGAGGCCGCCGGTATCCGCTTCGACAAGACCACCCGCAAGGCGGCCACCGTGGATGAAAACGGCAAGCTGCTGCCCGGCATCGACGGCTGGGTGAAGGACTTCACCGAAGGAGCCGCGGACCCGATGGTGATGAACTACAACTGGCGGCTCTGCTTCACCGACGACCCCGCCTTCCGCCGCCCGCTCCCTGCTCCGGCGAACTATGACCGTGCCCGCTACCGCCTGCTGGAAAACTGGATCCACGAGCGGATGGCCTCCCGTGGCAAGGTCGCGCTCAACGAACTGGTCGCCCTGCTAGGCGGAAGGCCGGACCCGAAAAAGTGGGAGGTCAACAACCGCCAGTCCGCCGTCATTTCCACCGGACACTTCGGGGGGCAGAAGGGATATCCGGATGCGGACTACGCCGGACGCGACCGCATCGTGGCGGACCACACGGACTACACGCTGGGTTTTTTCCATTTCCTCGCCACGGACGCCAGCGTGCCGGAAAGCCTGCGCGCGGAAACGTCACGCTGGGGCCTGCACAAGGATGAGTTCGCGGACAACGGCAACTGGCCCTACCAGCTCTACGTGCGGGAAGCCCGCCGGATGAAAGGCGCCTACGTCGTCACGCAGAAGGATGTGCAGGAGGACCGCCGGAAGGAGGACGCCATCGCCATCGGCAGTCATTTCATCGACTCGCATCATGTCCGCAGGCTGGCCGTTTCCCCGACGGAGTTCCTGAACGAAGGGCGTATCTGGCGGCGCGGACATGCCTACCAGATCCCCTACCGCGCCATCACACCGAAGTCCGGTGAATGCACGAACCTGCTGGTTCCCGGCGCGGCCAGTTTCTCCCACGTCGCCTACTGCACCTACCGGGTGGAAAGCACCTGGATGATGGGAGGCCACGCCGCCGGAACCGCCGCCGCCATGGCTGCGGCGGGCGGCATGCCGGTCCAGTCCGTCCCCATCCCCACGCTCCAGGAAAAGCTCCGGAATCAAAACCAGGTCATCGACTTCAAGCCCGGAGCCCCCGAGCTTCATCCCAAGGAAATCTCCACCGAGTTCTGA